Part of the Rhea pennata isolate bPtePen1 chromosome 17, bPtePen1.pri, whole genome shotgun sequence genome is shown below.
cagatttaggTTGTTTCTAACTGGTCAACAACCAAATATGTTGTTTTGCAACTAACATACAGATCAGACATTAAATTTGGCATAAATTTTCTCATCAGGAAGAtagatatttaaatacatatttaaagttactaaaatacatttaaccACATTCTTATTTTCCTACAATattaaattatggtaagcaTTTTTACTAGACACTTACTAAACAAATTAGTTTTAAGTTAAAATAGCTGCTGTAGAAGTATATATTCCAATCCAAAACCCAATTAACACACAAGCTGTCCCTGGATGAACCACTACTGAAAACTATATGGATTCTCCAAAtttaataattacttttaaaaagcttgaagtgattttttttttattttaaactaaaatttatACTTGGTAAATTAACTGCTGCCACTATCTCCCTCATAATTTGTAATTTCTTGATTGGAAATCAGTCCTGCTCTCTTAATCATTAGTTTATTGAAAATTAATTGAATCAACCTGAATATCctgaaacttgaaaatatttcttctaccTCTACAAGAGGTCCTACAAGTCATCAGCAGCTGGGTTATTGCCTTAACACACTTTGATTCCAGGTCATTCCTCCGTGACATCTCTCTTACACCAGTTTGGCACTATCCCCCTGAAATTCTTGCAGAACGTACAAAATATAAGCACAAAATCCAAACAGTATTTAACATACTGTGCAAGTTCAGCCCTCAGCGTAATTTGCTGAATTTCAATaagggtatttttaaaaataaaaaacatttaccCTGCAGCTGAATATATCTgcttagtttttttaaaaagacctaCATCATTTTCGTAACAAAGGATGAGAAAACAATCCTAATGTTACCCCAATCTCATAAACCtcataactattttttttcctctagaagaACTGCAGTGATCAACAGCAAGAGCCATGATATACACATGATGTTACAACACAATAGCTTGTTTTAAACAGTACCTTAGCAATGGAATCCTGCAATCGATTGGCATCATTGCGAGTGTGTGCCAGCTCTTCTTGCAGACTACTGGCCAatgtctctgctttttctttatccaGTCTGACACTCTCTAGCAAGTCTTGTATATCTGATTTATCTCCAGAGTTGTGTATAGAATACAACTCAgccactttctgcttttcatgctCTAACTGAGCTTTCAACCTGTTCATTTCAATTTGGTCACTGGCTACTGTGGCTTTGTACTCCTCTAAGGTAGATGCTATTGCTGTCTTGCTCTTCTGCTCTGATTCAATAATCCGTTCCATGTGGTGATTCCGTTCTTTTAAAGCCCCTATCATTTCTTGGGCCTCCTTGTTGTCTTGTTCTGCCATCTTCAAAGTGTTACTCAAGTGTTGCTGAACACCTAACAACTGCTCTCGCTCAAAGCGAGCATTTTCTGCAAGATCCATGTAACGTTGCTCTAACTCCATATAGCGACCACTTTTCATATCTTCATCAATTACATATGAGATATGGTGTTCATCTAAAAGGGACCGAAAATACTCAATCTGCCGGCTGAAGTGCTCTAATTTGTCACTTTGCTGGCACAAAGATTCCATAAGGATTACCTTCTCCTCTCCAagtctttcattttcactgttcaGCTCTTGTGTTATTTGTTGTAAATCTGCAAGCTCTTGAAGCGTTGCCTGGAGTTCTTCCGCTGTACTGTGTTGGTTCTCTTCCATCTGGTGTATCCGTTCTGTAAGACAAGCTACAGACACCTCACTGGCATTGCCACTGCTTCCTTTCCTAGATCTTTCTATACTTGGTACACCTTCAGACTCTGAAGATGACGGAGCATCTAAGGCATCATCACTTGATGTCAGTGGCTGATAAACTTCACTGCACTCACTGTCTAAATTATCCATTGAATTACTATGTTGATTGTCCATCAAAGTATTTTCATCTTGACTTAACAGATCTTCCATTGATCCCGGGGCAGAACCTTCCACTGAAGATGTCAGAGTACCACCACCATCACTGTGGTTGCCAGCTGTAATCTCTGGACTCAAAGATTGATAGCCAAAGAGCTTTTCAGAGTTGTCCAGCCTCTGTTCCAAAGAAAAGCCTAATGCATTTAACCTGTCTTTTAGCATTCGATTCTCATTTTTCAACTGGTTGAGCTCTTCTCGGATGGCAGTGTTTTGCTCCTGTAACTGTAGCAAAGTGGACTCTACATCAGTGGGCTGATGGACAACAATGGCCtccttttcttcagatttttcatcACCTTCAAGTTGATCTTCATTAAGTCCCAGTTGAGCACGCATATCCCTTAGTTCATTCCTCAGATGCAAGATTTCCACATCTTTAGTTTTTGCTAATGTCAGAAGATCATTCACTTTTGCTTCCAAAGCAGCTTTGTCACTGATCTGATTATCTGATTTGGACTTGCTCATTCGAATATCCGATTCTGGATTGGTACGACTACGAGAACGTTTTGCCAGTACCATATCATTGGTCCCCTGCCCAGCCAAAGGTAGCTTTTTGCTCTGGCTCAAACGGGAACGGTCACGTATTCTCTCCCTAGAAGAACTTGACTCTTTATTTCCAGATGAAGTGCTACGCTTAGTTGTGGAACTTGTACCTATATGTTTTTTGAAAGTTAGAAACATTCATTCAGCAAAACCAATATCTGTAATACAAgactgtatattttatattgacTACAGAATGGTTAATATTCCAAACCACACTGGCAAATATACTCCATAAGATACATTTACAGCGAATATTCAAACAATTTTGAGCTGTCTGAATGCTCACGAATCAGTGCAGTTGTATTTTAATTGATACAGATATGCTTCACCAGTACTTTGAAAATGAGTTAAGTTTAAGACTGTAACATTTccaacactttttttcctgtcttaaaCAACTTCTGATAAATTGTACCTACTCCCAAAAAGTGCTATTCTTGCAAATTCAAATTTGTCTATTTTCAGTAGATTAGAATGTAAGCTTTCAAGTGATGAGTTCTGTATTATTATTTCCCCAAAAgttaagttttaaatattttcatcgTATTTGAGAAAGATTCTTTATAGCTTTGCTAGCAATACTGAATCAAAAATACAGCAACGGAAGGCCGGAAGTATTTCCATTCATATTGATAAAACACTAAATACTACCACTTTCCTGAACAGTTTGAAAGGTTGTCTTGCTTCATTCTTATAAAATAATGCACAATACTAAAAATGTTGAGAGCAAGAAGTTATCACATCCTGCAGATTTAATGCTTGTGGCATGGATCTTTTTAGACAAATTGCAATTCTCTATATTAATACTGCCTATTACTATATGTTAGTTATACTACTGgtgttgaaaaaataaaaggaattgcCTCCAAAGCTACAAAACTTATAGGTAAAGGTAACTGCATTATTACAAAATAGGAGAAGGAGATCATGGCCAAAGCACAGGAGGTACTCGATTTGAGCATGGCGTTACTGACCACTTCATTAGGCAGTTTGGACCCTCACTACATAGCAGCTAAATATAAAGTCACCCAACTACCCTCTTTTAGGGTCAATATATCCTTTTACCTGCAACagtttttggtttattttccaGACTGTTCATGGTGGTCCCTGAAGCTGAAGATCCTGTTGATACACAAGTGCTCTTCTTTGCCTTGACACCATTGGTCATTGTCactccaccaccaccagccatCCCCGCTAAGAGGTCATCATTACTCTTAGTCTGAAAGAAAGATAAGTAGCAGCTTTAACACAGCTGGCTGAGAAGTCTTGATAGCCAACATTTCTTATCTTAAAGATTCTGAGAGTACAACTGCATTGAACAGGGTACATGAGCTGAAACTGAACTCTAGCTTCCTGTGACTGACCACAGAAAttgaattttttctcttctagatAGAagcaaatgatttatttttcaataacaagggagaaaaaagattaaTGGAAGTACAGTAATATAATGCAGTGTAATACTTCTCAATTTCAACTGAAAGCTTCCTCAAGTGTAAGTATGAATATTATTCTTAGATAATTAAATCAGCAAATATTAGGAAGTTTGCGTAAATGTCCTTCAAAATTATACAAGAATATCAAGCGTTTTCTGTTGGGCAAACTCAGCTAAatgaagcaaataaacaaaaacaacaaccaaagattaatgaaatattatttctagGTCAGAATGCTAAGCCATAAATCACTAGATACCAGGACAGTATTCTCCTGGTTGGAAGGGTAAGGAGGGAAAGACCTCACTATAAATCCTTGCCTTGTTTTCATGCTCTGTACTAGGCACCCTCAGAGACAGGATATTTGTTAGATAACTTTTTCCATGATCATTCCCAAATCTACAGTTAGCCAGGAAAGCTCTCTAGAATGTGACAAGATAGTAAGCCACAGGCGTCTCAAGAACCTAGGTTCCCAAATCAAGAACACACTTTTCAGAGCAGGGCAAACTCTGGAAATACTAAGTATTCTTTGTTACATTTTAGAACTCTTAAAAAATGCACTTTGTCAAATGGATAatcaaaatatgttaaatatgCTTCCTGTTTATAAGgacaagcaaaaaaatgaaaagaaaacatctctACTAGCAGTGTTCTTTGAGTAACTATGTTATTTAGCTAGTTAACTCATCTGAAGTCTCAAACAGCAATCCACCTAAAAGATAGTGCTTAGGACCTAAGCAGTTGCTTTAAATCATGACTTCCAATTTCTGTAGGTTTATAGTAACTTTGGTAACTTCTAACTTTCTTATatattagtttttaaaactaTCTGCTAGACATTATGACCCTCTCCATTAAGAATGAAGTTACacttgtttaattaaaaaaaaatttgtatttccattCTATATGGTAAATTTTTGCAACTGGTTATTTCAGAACAGTTAGGTGCATTGATCACAATATCGTGGAGAAAGCTCAGAGCCATGGATGTGACTTGTGCCACTTACAAATGAGAGCAGCTGCAAAACAAGAGGCAGCTTAGAAAAAGA
Proteins encoded:
- the SPECC1L gene encoding cytospin-A — its product is MKKASRSVGSVPKVPGVNKTQTTEKNKLENGSSVSAVTKLSKTGTSASLLKTKSNDDLLAGMAGGGGVTMTNGVKAKKSTCVSTGSSASGTTMNSLENKPKTVAGTSSTTKRSTSSGNKESSSSRERIRDRSRLSQSKKLPLAGQGTNDMVLAKRSRSRTNPESDIRMSKSKSDNQISDKAALEAKVNDLLTLAKTKDVEILHLRNELRDMRAQLGLNEDQLEGDEKSEEKEAIVVHQPTDVESTLLQLQEQNTAIREELNQLKNENRMLKDRLNALGFSLEQRLDNSEKLFGYQSLSPEITAGNHSDGGGTLTSSVEGSAPGSMEDLLSQDENTLMDNQHSNSMDNLDSECSEVYQPLTSSDDALDAPSSSESEGVPSIERSRKGSSGNASEVSVACLTERIHQMEENQHSTAEELQATLQELADLQQITQELNSENERLGEEKVILMESLCQQSDKLEHFSRQIEYFRSLLDEHHISYVIDEDMKSGRYMELEQRYMDLAENARFEREQLLGVQQHLSNTLKMAEQDNKEAQEMIGALKERNHHMERIIESEQKSKTAIASTLEEYKATVASDQIEMNRLKAQLEHEKQKVAELYSIHNSGDKSDIQDLLESVRLDKEKAETLASSLQEELAHTRNDANRLQDSIAKVEDEYRVFQEEAKKQIEDLNVTLEKLRTELDEKETERSDMKETIFELEDEVEQHRAVKLHDNLIISDLENTVKKLQDQKHDMEREIKNLHRRLREESAEWRQFQADLQTAVVIANDIKSEAQEEIGDLKRRLHEAQEKNEKLTKELEEIKSRKQEEERGRVYNYMNAVERDLAALRQGMGLSRRSSTSSEPTPTVKTLIKSFDSASQVPSPAAATIPRTPLSPSPMKTPPAAAVSPMQRHSISGPISTSKPLATLTDKRPSYAEIPVQEHLLRTSSTSRPASLPRVPAMESAKSISVSRRSSEEIKRDISAPDGTSPASLMAMGTTSPQLSLSSSPTASVTPTTRSRIREERKDPLSALAREYGGSKRNALLKWCQKKTEGYQNIDITNFSSSWNDGLAFCAVLHTYLPAHIPYQELNSQDKRRNFTLAFQAAESVGIKSTLDINEMVRTERPDWQNVMLYVTAIYKYFET